GTGACATTGCAGTATATCCGGCCGAAAGTCGTGATGGCCGACGGGAGCGCGGTACCTTATCCGCTCACTTTCGAATCCGGGAGCAAGAAGGTATTTAAACTGGTGAATGAAGATGGAAGGGACATTGCGGTTAATTACAACGACCTGACCCTGGAGAATTCGAATGCAAAAGTAAGATACACGATGTTGAAGGGCACCCGGGACTTCGACCTAACGCTGTCGCACGACGAAACGGTGGATCAGCTGGCATCGCTGGACGTGATGTACAAGCAAAAGAAGATCCAGGTGATTTCGGCGCATGTAACGCCGCCATGCGGATCGGCCCCACAGATCATGGGCGTGTCGATGGACTGCGACACCCGCGGCATCCGGATCAAGGTCGCGTTCAAGGCCGATGGCGCCGGTATCCTGGCGTACGGGGGCAGTGGGGCCTGCAGTAAAGAGGGCACTTGTTATCCCGTTCGGCTGTACTTTATGAATCCCGGCGCGCCGCAATTTGAGATCGCGGCCAACGGCTACAATGTGGAGCTGATTTCAGGGACGGTAAACGAAGGCGTGGTGGCGTTGTATATTAGTGGTTGCCAGCCGGGAAAAGGCGCCAGGGAAAGCCTGGATTACATGTATCCCAATTATCGCTGGCAGGTGCAGCTGATGAACCGCTGCAACAAACGCAGCAGCATCGTGGATTTGTAAGTTTGCGGGTTATTGTGCCTGCAGCTCGGCGGTGAGGGCCTGTTCCTTTTCCCACTTCCCGATGAGCCGCGCTTTGGCGATCGTAAAACAGTAATCCTTCGCTTCGGCAAAGGAAATCCCGTAGCGGCGTTCCATATCGGCGATATCGTCCGGGAACCGGGCCAGCAGCTGGTCGTAATAATGATCCAAAACCGCGTCGGCCGGTACTTCGAAGGCGATCCTCACCTGGAACCTCCGCATCAGCGCGGCGTCGATGATCTCGGGGTGGTTGGTGGCGCAGATGAGCAGTGATTTTTCGGGGTAATAGTCGATCAGCTGGAGCAGCGTATTCACCAGCCTGCGCATCTCCCCTACGTCCTGCGCGTCGTTCCCCCGCGCTTTGGCGATCTGGTCGAACTCGTCCAGGAAAAGAACGGCGTTTTCCCGCGCGGCTTTGTCGAACACCTGCTTCAGGTGCTGCGATGTTTCCCCGATGCGGGCGCTCACGATATTGCTGAGATTCAGGATGTAGATGTTCTTATGCATGGCATGGGCCAGCGCTTTGGCCGTCATCGTTTTGCCGCAACCGGAAGCGCCATGCAGCAAAAGCTTATTGTTGACGGGTAAGCCGTATTTGTGAAGCTCGGCGATGAAATGGTGCTCCCGGATGAGCTGTCGGCACATCCGCCTGCTGTTGTCGTCGAGGAAAACACTGTCCAGCTGCACCTGTTCCCTGTCATGAATGATCAGATCCAAAATATTCATAGCCTGCAAAGTTCGTAAAATATTGTAAGCGGACCTCTCCTCAGCCTTGTACCGGTTTTTTGACGATCCTATACTTAAAATTCAGCCGCGGCGCTTCGCCCACATAAGCCACGCTTTCTTCAGCGATCTTTTCAGCGCCAAGGCGCGTAATGGCGATCTGGGAACGGATATTAGCCGCACCGATATGGAAATATACCTTGTCCACGTATTGGAACAGGTAGTCGAGCATCATCTTTTTAACGGCCTGATTGATGCCTTTTCCCCAGAAATCCCTGGTATAGAAAGTGTATCCCACGAATACGGAGTTATCTTGTTCGTCGGGCTCGTAGATCCGCGTGCTGCCGATCATCCGGCCCGTTTCTTTCCAGATGATGGCAAAAGCGCCCCCGCTTTCCATGGCGCCTTCAAAAATTTCCGGAACACAGGCTCCTGCCAGCGGTCTTTGTTGGGATGCTGCTCCCAGATTTTCGGGTCGGAAGCTATGGCGTACAATGCCGGGTAATCGGACTCCTGCAGCGGCCGGAGCTGCACGGTTTCGTTTTCGAGAACGGGCTGGGTATTGAATGCCATCGGTGGAAGTTTAATGGAAATACGGGGAATTCCACCGCAAATGTACTTAGCTTTTGCATGCTCCAAATAGTCCAGTTTTGAAAAAAGCACCGGGCCAATGCTATTTTGCGGGCAGCAGCTCTTTCCGCACGGGGAGGTATTCCAGTACCATTTTCCCGTTTTTGTAAGCCGTGTGGTTTTCCAGTTGCAGCGGCGTGGTTTCCTTGAAAATGGGGAGCCCCTGCCCGATGGCCACGGGATTCAGGAAAATGTAATAAGCGTCAACCAGTCCGAGGCTGATCAACGCGCTGGCGAAAGTGGCGCCGCCATAGGCGATCATGTCTTTGCCGGGTTGCTGTTTCAGGGATTGGACCACCGTGCCCAGGTCCCCGTTCTCCACCCGGAGGTTCCGGCCGGGCATGGTATCCAGGGTCTTGCTGAAAACGATCTTCTGCATATTTACCATCCGCTGCGCCAGGGGCTGCTCGCCGCTGCCGGGCTGGTTATCAACCACGCTCTCCCAATATTTGACGAAGCCCGGGGTCATTTTGCGCCCCATGAGGATGGTATCGCAGCTGTCGGCCAGCGCGATGACCTTTTCCATACCGGCCGGGTCGATGTCGCCCGAGAGCCACATCCAGTCGAGCTGCCCTTCCGGTCCTGCTACAAAACCATCCAGCGTGAGCTGTACCTGCAAGATTAATTTCCGCATAACAACAATTTTAAAGGTGATGTTATAAAGGTAAAACGCGCAGCTGGCAGGGATCAGGGTGAATTACGACAATAAGCAGGCGAATTGCGCCCCGCGCATGCGGGCACAAAAAAACACCTGCGTGGCAGGTGTTTGGGTAATTTTTAACGATATCTATCTGTTAATCAATCAGTTTTACATTCGCAGCGTTGTAACCGCGAGGAGATCTTTCCTTCGTGAAGGATACCCTGTCTTTTTCCTTTACCTGCTGCGACAGCTGGTTGTTATGGAAGAAGATACTATCTTTCGAATTGTCTTCCGTGATAAACCCGAAGCCCTTGGTGGAATTGAAGAAAGAAACGAACCCGGTGCGGGTGCTGTCTTCCGGCGGCCTGGACCGCACTTTGGCCATGGCAGCCAATTCGTGTAACGGAACGCTTTCGGTGCCTCCCTTAGGCGCAAAAGGAGTAAGGTTGCCGTTTTCGTCTACGTAAGCCAGCATATCTTCCAGGCTTTTGCCCTTGTCATTGTTGGTCTTACGGAATCTC
Above is a genomic segment from Chitinophaga pollutisoli containing:
- a CDS encoding ATP-binding protein; translation: MNILDLIIHDREQVQLDSVFLDDNSRRMCRQLIREHHFIAELHKYGLPVNNKLLLHGASGCGKTMTAKALAHAMHKNIYILNLSNIVSARIGETSQHLKQVFDKAARENAVLFLDEFDQIAKARGNDAQDVGEMRRLVNTLLQLIDYYPEKSLLICATNHPEIIDAALMRRFQVRIAFEVPADAVLDHYYDQLLARFPDDIADMERRYGISFAEAKDYCFTIAKARLIGKWEKEQALTAELQAQ
- a CDS encoding GNAT family N-acetyltransferase, encoding MESGGAFAIIWKETGRMIGSTRIYEPDEQDNSVFVGYTFYTRDFWGKGINQAVKKMMLDYLFQYVDKVYFHIGAANIRSQIAITRLGAEKIAEESVAYVGEAPRLNFKYRIVKKPVQG
- a CDS encoding dihydrofolate reductase family protein, with protein sequence MRKLILQVQLTLDGFVAGPEGQLDWMWLSGDIDPAGMEKVIALADSCDTILMGRKMTPGFVKYWESVVDNQPGSGEQPLAQRMVNMQKIVFSKTLDTMPGRNLRVENGDLGTVVQSLKQQPGKDMIAYGGATFASALISLGLVDAYYIFLNPVAIGQGLPIFKETTPLQLENHTAYKNGKMVLEYLPVRKELLPAK
- a CDS encoding cold shock domain-containing protein, whose product is MRFRKTNNDKGKSLEDMLAYVDENGNLTPFAPKGGTESVPLHELAAMAKVRSRPPEDSTRTGFVSFFNSTKGFGFITEDNSKDSIFFHNNQLSQQVKEKDRVSFTKERSPRGYNAANVKLID